From Callithrix jacchus isolate 240 chromosome 3, calJac240_pri, whole genome shotgun sequence, a single genomic window includes:
- the AFP gene encoding alpha-fetoprotein → MKWVGSIFLIFLLNFTESRTPHRNEYGIASILDSYQCTAEINLTDLATIFFAQFIQEATYMEVSKMVKDVLTAIEKPAGEEQSAGCLENQLPAFLEEMCHEKEILEKYGLSDCCSQSEEERHSCFLAHKKPTPTSMQLFQVPEPVVSCEAYEEDRETFMNKYIYEIARRHPFLYAPTILLLAARYDKIIPSCCKVENAVECFQTKGASITKELRENSLFNQHACAVMKNFGLQTFQAITITKLSQKFTKVNFTEIRKLVLDVAHVHEHCCRGDVVDCLQDGEKIISYICSQQDTLSNKIAECCKLTTLERGHCVINAENDEKPEGLSPNLNRFLGDKDFNQFSSEEKNIFLASYVHEYSRRHPQLAVSIILRVAEGYQELLEKCFQTENPLECQDKREEELQKYIQESQALAKQSCGLFRKLGEYYLQNVFLIAYTKKAPQLTSSELVAITRKMAATAATCCQLSEDELLACGEGAADIIIGHLCIRHDTTPVNPGVGQCCTSSYANRRPCFGSLVVDETYVPPAFSGDKFIFHKDLCQTEGLALHTMIQEFLINLVKQKPQITEEQLGAVTADFAGMLEKCCQGQEQEVCLAEEGQQLISKSRAALGV, encoded by the exons ATGAAGTGGGTGGgatccatttttttaattttcctactAAATTTTACTGAATCCAGAACACCACATAGAAATGAATATGGAATAG CTTCCATATTGGATTCTTACCAATGTACTGCAGAGATAAATTTAACTGATCT GGCTACCATATTTTTTGCCCAGTTTATTCAAGAAGCCACTTACATGGAAGTAAGCAAAATGGTGAAAGATGTATTGACCGCAATTGAGAAACCCGCTGGAGAGGAACAGTCTGCAGGGTGTCTTGAAAACCAG ctACCTGCCTTTCTGGAAGAAATGTGCCATGAGAAGGAAATTTTGGAAAAGTATGGACTTTCAGACTGCTGCAGCCAAAGTGAAGAGGAAAGACATAGCTGTTTTCTTGCACACAAAAAGCCCACTCCAACATCTATGCAACTTTTCCAAGTTCCAGAACCTGTCGTGAGTTGTGAAGCATACGAAGAAGACAGGGAGACATTCATGAACAA ATACATTTATGAGATAGCAAGAAGGCATCCCTTCCTGTATGCACCTACAATTCTTCTTTTGGCTGCTCGCTACGACAAAATAATTCCATCTTGCTGCAAAGTTGAAAATGCAGTTGAATGCTTCCAAACAAAG GGAGCATCAATTACAAAAGAATTAAGAGAAAACAGCTTGTTTAATCAACATGCATGTGCAGTAATGAAAAATTTTGGACTCCAAACCTTCCAAGCCAT aacTATTACTAAACTGAGTCAGAAGTTTACCAAAGTTAATTTTACTGAAATCCGGAAGCTAGTCCTGGATGTGGCGCACGTACATGAGCACTGTTGCAGAGGAGACGTGGTGGACTGTCTGCAGGATGGG GAAAAAATTATATCGTATATATGTTCTCAACAAGACACTCTGTCAAACAAAATAGCAGAATGCTGCAAACTGACCACACTAGAACGTGGCCATTGTGTAATTAATGCAGAAAATGATGAAAAACCTGAAGGTCTATCTCCAAATCTAAACAGGTTTTTAGGAGATAAAGATTTTAACCAATtttcttcagaagaaaaaaatatcttcttGGCAAG TTATGTTCATGAATATTCAAGAAGACACCCTCAGCTTGCTGTCTCAATAATTCTAAGAGTTGCTGAAGGATACCAGGAGTTATTGGAGAAGTGTTTCCAGACTGAAAACCCTCTTGAATGCCAAGATAAACGG GAAGAAGAATTACAGAAATACATCCAGGAAAGCCAAGCATTGGCAAAGCAAAGCTGTGGCCTCTTCCGGAAACTAGGAGAATATTACTTacaaaatgt GTTTCTCATTGCTTACACAAAGAAAGCCCCTCAGCTGACCTCGTCAGAGCTGGTGGCCATCACCAGAAAAATGGCAGCCACAGCAGCCACTTGCTGCCAACTCAGTGAGGACGAACTATTGGCCTGTGGTGAGGGAGCG GCTGACATTATTATTGGACACTTATGTATCAGACATGACACAACTCCAGTAAACCCTGGTGTTGGCCAGTGCTGCACTTCTTCATATGCCAACAGGAGGCCATGTTTCGGCAGCTTGGTGGTGGATGAGACATATGTCCCTCCCGCATTCTCTGGTGACAAGTTCATCTTCCATAAGGATCTGTGCCAAACTGAGGGTTTAGCACTGCATACGATGATTCAAGA GTTTCTCATTAACCTTGTGAAGCAAAAGCCACAAATAACAGAGGAACAACTTGGGGCTGTCACTGCAGATTTTGCAGGCATGTTGGAGAAATGCTGCCAAGGCCAGGAACAGGAAGTCTGCCTTGCTGAAGAG GGACAACAACTAATTTCAAAAAGTCGTGCTGCTTTGGGAGTTTAA